A stretch of the Epinephelus fuscoguttatus linkage group LG2, E.fuscoguttatus.final_Chr_v1 genome encodes the following:
- the LOC125906316 gene encoding consortin-like, translating to MDHGGQLEREGRVMSQVQVGGIDLCDNLPSPEALFAQTRNLNETNTLTQTQSLSRSQNEEEGGLIQKASVNNNGKDMEEEQGREGYAGRGREEDEEEDIDEVMKEEEGEEESEESSCLNRCQSPDTPMTDSSYSETGSLLETPYPFSPGTSPEPASPVIPAVSPETAYPTSQVELSQSDVKVDSCSAESGASTTGSITLGPTLTTGLVDSSTVTTTSDTRPTSLPEPTCITEASDRIAKNTNFPTEPLTSSTEPVFNPGSTCAIGFASSYAGPITSDAETFTVTACTTRLNTSVASTPLSAPTEPPTLTPGPMTTGIESSTTTGPITSHSEHITATPVPTCFSVSTPATGPIPSPALLESLEELAQRGDDTHLPQYLHQIAEAFVLQEDYQRALWCIQLERLYHQRALDNLNALQEQWESQCSSSSSNLATHHLDTLKNICQTHSRPGARDAVCASLDLVRPTIEEGGALPSRTSAHQVDGGMEQRAQDSSRSQSSHPVIPSINLTDRLSSPEVSEKEREDQDREAEGRGCFHGDQLTDKQGSDREGGEAEEGVGYTISVIGNGLHPSTAGEMDQSKPAEQQGGDLGPAQEKEAKRDEEEREVEEAAEALEMEDEGEEEDEEKQKERESPFCQKGLPVETLVSGAEVEAQQLHKEAQAEEKLHEETQESAKTCLHQEAGLPQEAHMKQQEQGEEGKEEEEEEEEEEEEYEVEQVDIIGEAASLDDMAKLITVEEISPASGLVSILKKRQVFVDNMSASASSEPQSDKVLAKRRVRFKVPDDSYEHDVGGGDSCLLLFLLCLVTVVISVGGTALYCALGDAHSSVCQDFSRNADFYIGQIQRGISHIQHWFAPGS from the exons ATGGATCATGGTG GTCAGCTTGAGAGGGAGGGAAGAGTAATGTCACAAGTTCAGGTGGGCGGGATTGACCTCTGTGATAACCTTCCCAGCCCTGAGGCTCTCTTTGCTCAAACTCGAAATCTCAACGAGACAAACACGCTCACGCAGACTCAAAGTCTCTCTCGTTCACAAAATGAAGAGGAAGGAGGACTCATCCAGAAAGCCTCTGTCAACAACAATGGGAAGGACATGGAGGAGGAACAGGGAAGGGAGGGATACGCaggaagaggcagagaggaggacgaGGAAGAAGACATTGATGAGGTGATGAAGGAGGAAGAAGGGGAGGAAGAATCAGAGGAATCAAGCTGTCTAAATCGCTGCCAGTCTCCGGACACTCCCATGACTGACTCCTCCTACTCAGAAACCG GTAGTCTCTTGGAGACTCCATATCCTTTCAGCCCTGGGACCAGTCCAGAGCCTGCATCCCCTGTCATTCCAGCGGTCAGTCCAGAGACTGCGTATCCCACCAGTCAAGTGGAACTGAGTCAAAGTGATGTCAAAGTGGACTCTTGTAGCGCTGAGTCAGGTGCCTCTACCACAGGGTCCATTACACTGGGACCCACCCTCACTACAGGACTTGTAGACTCTTCGACAGTAACTACAACCTCAGACACCAGGCCTACCAGCCTGCCTGAACCTACGTGTATCACAGAAGCTTCAGACAGGATAGCAAAAAATACTAACTTCCCAACAGAACCTCTTACCTCATCCACAGAGCCTGTCTTTAACCCCGGGTCCACATGCGCCATAGGGTTTGCCAGCTCATATGCAGGACCTATCACCTCAGATGCAGAGACTTTTACAGTAACTGCTTGCACCACAAGGCTGAACACTTCTGTTGCTTCCACTCCTTTGAGTGCACCAACAGAACCCCCTACCCTCACCCCAGGGCCTATGACTACCGGTATAGAATCGAGTACGACCACAGGACCTATAACCTCACACTCAGAACACATTACCGCCACTCCAGTGCCCACTTGTTTCTCAGTCTCCACCCCCGCCACAGGGCCTATTCCAAGCCCTGCCCTGCTGGAGTCTCTGGAGGAGTTGGCACAAAGAGGAGATGACACTCACCTTCCACAGTACCTTCACCAG ATTGCAGAGGCCTTCGTCCTTCAGGAAGACT ACCAACGGGCATTATGGTGCATCCAACTAGAGAGACTCTATCACCAGAGAGCACTGGACAACCTGAATGCACTGCAGGAACAGTGGG AAAGTCAGTGTAGCAGTTCTTCCTCCAACCTGGCAACCCATCATCTGGACACTCTTAAAAACATCTGCCAGACTCACAGTCG ACCAGGAGCTAGAGATGCTGTG tgtGCATCTCTCGACCTTGTGAGGCCTACAATTGAAGAAGGTGGTGCACTGCCTTCACGTACCTCAG CCCATCAGGTTGATGGAGGGATGGAGCAGAGAGCCCAAGACTCCTCCCGTTCTCAGAGCAGCCATCCAGTCATACCCTCCATTAATTTGACTGATAGACTCAGTTCCCCTGAGGTCTCAGAAAAGGAAAGGGAAGACCAAGACAGGGAAGCAGAAGGGAGGggctgtttccatggagatCAGCTGACTGACAAACAAGGCAGCGACAGAGAGGGTGGGGAGGCAGAAGAAGGGGTAGGATACACTATATCAGTGATAGGAAATGGACTGCACCCCTCTACAGCTGGAGAAATGGATCAGTCCAAGCCCGCAGAGCAGCAGGGAGGGGATTTAGGTCCCGCACAGGAAAAGGAGGCAAAAAGGGacgaagaggagagggaggtggaggaggcagCTGAAGCTTTGGAGatggaagatgagggagaggaagaagatgaagagaagCAGAAGGAAAGAGAGTCTCCTTTTTGTCAGAAAGGCCTTCCAGTGGAGACTCTGGTCAGTGGGGCAGAGGTGGAGGCACAACAGCTGCACAAGGAAGCCCAAGCTGAGGAGAAGCTACATGAGGAGACCCAG GAGAGCGCTAAAACCTGCCTGCACCAGGAGGCTGGCCTTCCTCAAGAGGCTCACATGAAGCAGCAGGAGCAGGGTgaggaggggaaggaggaggaagaagaagaggaggaggaggaggaggaatatgAAGTGGAGCAAGTTGACATAATCGGAGAAGCTGCCTCACTGGACGACATGGCTAAACTCATCACTGTAGAGGAG ATTTCTCCTGCCTCTGGCCTGGTCTCCATACTGAAGAAGCGGCAAGTTTTTGTGGACAACATGAGTGCGTCCGCCAGCTCAGAGCCTCAATCTGACAAAGTCCTGGCCAAAAGACGCGTTCGCTTCAAGGTCCCTGATGACAGCTACGAGCatg ATGTTGGCGGTGGagactcctgtctgcttctcttccTGCTATGTCTGGTTACCGTAGTGATCAGTGTGGGTGGCACCGCCCTTTACTGTGCTCTGGGCGATGCCCACTCCTCAGTCTGTCAGGACTTCTCCAGGAATGCAGACTTCTACATTGGCCAGATACAGCGTGGGATATCTCACATCCAACACTGGTTTGCCCCTGGGTCATAG